A genomic segment from Stegostoma tigrinum isolate sSteTig4 chromosome 1, sSteTig4.hap1, whole genome shotgun sequence encodes:
- the LOC132210466 gene encoding uncharacterized protein LOC132210466, translated as MPSTSSDDTTSVGQISNNDKSKYGREIEGLVTGCNENNLSLNAGKTKEMIIDFRKRRGERSPIYINGDDVERVSCIKFLGVRITNHLSWTSHIDVTVKKTQQRLFFLRRLRKFVMSVRLLTNFYRCTIETKLSECIMAWYGNCSAQDCKKLQKVECAAQTITEANFPSTDSIYMACCCRKAANIIKTHCTLVMTTYNLFHQTAGMEVEHTSQQVGEQLLSSHY; from the coding sequence atgccatctacaagttctgATGACACCACCTcggtgggacagatatctaacaatgacaagtcaaaatacggaagggagatagagggcttggtgacaggGTGCAacgaaaacaatctgtctctcaatgctggcaaaactaaagaaatgatcattgacttcagaaagaggAGAGGTGAACGCtcccccatctatatcaatggaGATGACGTTGAGAGAGTGAGctgcatcaagttcctcggagtgaggATAACCAAccacctgtcctggacttcccacatcgatgtgacagtcaagaaaacacaacaacgtctcttcttcctcaggcggctcaggaaatttgtcatgtctGTAAGgctcctcaccaacttctacagatgcaccattgaaaccAAACTGTCGgagtgcataatggcctggtacggcaactgctctgcccaggactgtaagaaactacagaaggtggagtgcgcagcccagaccatcacagaagccaactttccatccacggactccatttacatggcttgctgttgcagaaaggcggccaacatcatcaagacCCATTGTACCCTAGTAATGACCAcctataacctcttccatcagacagcaGGTATGGAAGTTGAACACACGAGCCAGCAGGTTggggaacagcttctttccagccattattaG